From the Pomacea canaliculata isolate SZHN2017 linkage group LG4, ASM307304v1, whole genome shotgun sequence genome, one window contains:
- the LOC112562582 gene encoding tetratricopeptide repeat protein 9C-like, which produces MDTPSFTENLKNAEQFKLSGNDAFKSMDYRKAIGCYHRALLYLKAISAKKSPFSELMSQNSTSRVPDDILKKTEILTSDCYNNLAASLLASSDPKNEKVIEYCKKSLAINPDNLKAVFRMGTALANLGQYEKAKEVLTSHKAYGREKKIVQLLVQVEKKIKEGDENSKKLYQRMFQSKSTRPLSHTEQIKEHFPQDPQKLPKADSQVLEEEGCSAEQTRGQTTEKNRGDIDKDSSLVSECFKEQPDNISDLGSKAESL; this is translated from the exons ATGGATACTCCATCTTTCACAGAAAATCTGAAGAACGCAGAACAGTTTAAACTGTCAGGGAACGATGCTTTCAAGTCTATGGACTATCGTAAGGCTATTGGATGTTACCACCGAGCACTTTTGTACTTAAAGGCTATCTCTGCAAAGAAAAGTCCATTTTCTGAGTTGATGTCTCAAAATTCTACCAGCAGAGTACCAGATGATATCTTGAAGAAGACCGAAATTCTTACGAGTGACTGCTATAATAACCTTGCAG CTTCCTTATTAGCCTCTTCAGAtccaaaaaatgaaaaggtgATTGAGTACTGTAAAAAATCCCTTGCCATCAATCCAGACAACCTGAAGGCTGTTTTTCGAATGGGAACAGCTTTGGCAAACTTGGGGCAGTATGAAAAAGCCAAGGAAGTTCTGACCAGTCATAAAGCTTATGGAAGAG aaaagaaaattgtacaGCTTTTGGTTCAAgtggagaagaaaataaaagaaggagaTGAAAACTCTAAAAAATTATACCAGAGGATGTTTCAGTCTAAATCAACAAGACCATTAAGCCACACAGAAcaaattaaagaacattttccaCAGGATCCTCAGAAACTCCCAAAAGCGGATTCGCAAGTTTTGGAAGAAGAGGGGTGTAGTGCAGAACAGACCAGAGGCCAGACGACTGAAAAGAATAGGGGTGACATTGACAAAGACAGCTCCCTCGTGTCTGAGTGCTTTAAAGAGCAGCCTGACAACATCAGTGATCTTGGAAGTAAAGCAGAATCATTGTGA